A region from the Paenibacillus humicola genome encodes:
- a CDS encoding site-2 protease family protein: MSNLLWYPIRDLPFIFLVIMIAFTVHEFAHAYSAYKFGDRTAYEAGRVTLNPRVHLDILGTILLLIGGFGWAKPVPVNRGRFKRPRLMGIIVSAAGPVSNLLIAALGILAVYVLNDAGLLDAGSVGAHKAIVHFLYYLITINLVLFVFNLIPIPPLDGYRIIQDLVPLSVRYKMDQNAHWGIVIFLMILFIPQLREVTLDPLFARTANIWGGLGDFYGLFFRPVDWGQFFLDAAM, encoded by the coding sequence GTGTCCAACTTACTCTGGTATCCGATCCGGGATTTGCCTTTTATTTTTCTCGTCATTATGATCGCTTTTACGGTTCATGAATTCGCGCATGCATACAGCGCCTATAAATTCGGCGACCGGACGGCGTACGAGGCGGGGCGGGTGACGCTGAACCCGCGCGTGCATTTGGACATTCTCGGCACCATATTGCTGCTGATCGGCGGCTTCGGGTGGGCGAAACCGGTGCCGGTCAATCGCGGGCGCTTCAAGCGTCCCCGGCTGATGGGCATTATCGTTTCCGCCGCCGGACCGGTCAGCAACCTGCTGATCGCCGCTCTCGGCATACTGGCTGTGTACGTGCTGAACGATGCCGGTTTGCTCGATGCCGGCTCGGTCGGCGCGCATAAGGCGATCGTTCATTTTTTGTATTATTTGATCACGATCAACCTGGTGCTGTTCGTCTTTAACCTCATCCCCATCCCGCCGCTCGACGGCTACCGGATCATCCAGGATCTCGTGCCGCTGTCCGTCAGGTACAAAATGGACCAGAACGCGCACTGGGGCATCGTCATTTTTCTGATGATTCTGTTCATCCCGCAGCTGCGCGAGGTCACGCTCGACCCGCTGTTTGCAAGGACGGCGAACATTTGGGGAGGCCTGGGCGATTTTTACGGGCTGTTCTTCAGACCGGTCGATTGGGGGCAATTTTTTCTAGATGCCGCGATGTAA
- the prmA gene encoding 50S ribosomal protein L11 methyltransferase has translation MKWHELTIRTTEESIEMITNFLHEMGAGGVSIEESGTLNKPRDTSLGQWYDVPLNDIPEGQAVIKGYFAEETVMDELEAQLRPRIEELRDYDIDPGEYELSRQLVDDEDWATAWKQYFKPIRVSERLTIKPTWENYAPSQEELIIELDPGMAFGTGTHPTTALCLQTLESVIRGGEDMIDVGTGSGILAIGAVRLGARRVLALDLDPVAVSSAAENIKLNGLEADIQVRLSDLLGVLGRSAEGDTDEADTLHVSVPVDLIVANILAEIILLFIDDVYTALKPGGIYIASGVYKNKEQGVAAGLEAVGFVIEERRRDEDWIAFVARKPERTEA, from the coding sequence GTGAAATGGCATGAACTGACGATCCGGACAACGGAAGAATCGATCGAGATGATCACGAACTTTTTGCATGAAATGGGCGCCGGCGGCGTATCCATTGAAGAATCGGGCACGCTGAACAAACCGCGCGATACGTCGCTCGGCCAATGGTACGACGTGCCGCTGAACGATATTCCGGAGGGCCAGGCGGTCATTAAAGGATATTTTGCCGAAGAAACCGTCATGGACGAGCTTGAAGCGCAGCTGCGTCCCCGGATCGAGGAGCTGCGGGATTACGATATCGACCCCGGCGAGTACGAGCTGTCGCGTCAGCTGGTCGACGACGAGGACTGGGCGACGGCGTGGAAACAATATTTTAAGCCGATTCGGGTGTCTGAGCGGCTGACGATCAAACCGACCTGGGAAAATTACGCGCCTTCGCAGGAGGAGCTTATAATCGAGCTCGACCCGGGCATGGCGTTCGGCACCGGAACCCACCCGACGACGGCGCTGTGTCTGCAGACGCTGGAGTCGGTCATCCGCGGCGGCGAGGATATGATCGACGTCGGCACGGGCTCGGGCATTTTGGCCATCGGCGCCGTCCGGCTCGGCGCGCGCCGCGTGCTGGCGCTTGATCTTGATCCGGTTGCGGTCTCGTCGGCAGCGGAAAACATCAAGCTGAACGGTTTGGAAGCGGACATCCAGGTGCGGCTGAGCGATCTGCTCGGCGTTCTCGGGCGGAGCGCCGAAGGCGATACGGACGAAGCTGATACGCTCCATGTGAGCGTACCGGTCGACCTGATAGTGGCCAACATATTGGCCGAAATCATCCTGCTTTTTATCGACGACGTATACACGGCGCTGAAGCCGGGCGGCATCTATATCGCTTCGGGCGTTTACAAGAACAAGGAGCAGGGCGTAGCGGCCGGGCTGGAAGCGGTCGGCTTCGTTATCGAAGAGCGCCGCCGCGACGAGGACTGGATTGCCTTCGTGGCGAGGAAGCCCGAGCGCACGGAAGCATAG
- a CDS encoding YfhD family protein, protein MEREPKRSDPLPVAKNEDIEFSEALADKDDQEAERRAAAADSRAERE, encoded by the coding sequence ATGGAACGAGAACCGAAACGCAGCGACCCCTTGCCGGTCGCCAAAAACGAGGATATCGAGTTTTCCGAAGCGCTGGCGGATAAGGACGATCAAGAAGCCGAGCGCCGCGCCGCCGCTGCGGATTCCCGCGCGGAGCGGGAATAG
- the dnaJ gene encoding molecular chaperone DnaJ, whose product MADKRDYYEVLGVGKDASGEDIKKAYRKLARQYHPDVNKEPDAENKFKEVKEAYDTLSDDGKRETYDRYGHVDPNQGFGGGGGADFSGGFGDIFDMFFGGGGRRDPNAPQRGNDLQYTMTIEFKEAVFGKETEITIPRTETCDTCRGSGAKPGTKPETCSVCRGTGQQEVVQNTPFGRMVNRRSCSNCGGSGHIIRDKCGTCHGSGKVKRQRKLNVRIPAGVDDGAQIRLSGEGEGGMRGGPSGDLYIVIRVKPHDFFEREGDDIYCEVPLTFAQAALGDEIEIPTLSEKVKLKIPAGTQTGTFFRLKGKGVPRLRGYGQGDQHVKVTLVTPTGLSEEQKDLLRQFAGIDGGQSAQEQHETIFDRMKKAFRGD is encoded by the coding sequence TTGGCAGACAAGCGGGACTACTATGAAGTGCTGGGCGTCGGCAAGGACGCTTCCGGGGAAGATATCAAGAAAGCGTACCGGAAGCTGGCGCGTCAATATCATCCGGACGTCAATAAAGAGCCGGATGCGGAAAATAAGTTTAAGGAAGTAAAAGAAGCGTACGATACGCTGAGCGACGACGGCAAGCGGGAGACTTACGACCGTTACGGTCATGTCGATCCGAACCAGGGCTTCGGAGGCGGCGGAGGAGCCGATTTCTCCGGCGGCTTCGGCGATATTTTCGATATGTTTTTCGGCGGCGGCGGCCGGCGGGACCCGAACGCGCCGCAGCGCGGCAACGATTTGCAGTACACGATGACGATCGAATTCAAGGAAGCGGTATTCGGCAAGGAAACGGAAATTACGATTCCGCGCACCGAAACGTGCGACACGTGCCGCGGCTCGGGCGCCAAGCCGGGAACGAAGCCGGAAACGTGTTCGGTCTGCCGGGGTACCGGCCAGCAGGAGGTCGTGCAAAATACGCCGTTCGGCCGCATGGTCAACCGGCGCTCCTGCTCGAACTGCGGCGGCAGCGGCCATATCATCCGCGACAAATGCGGTACGTGCCACGGCTCCGGCAAAGTAAAGCGGCAGCGTAAGCTGAACGTCCGCATCCCGGCCGGAGTAGACGACGGCGCGCAAATCCGCCTGTCTGGCGAAGGTGAAGGCGGCATGCGCGGCGGTCCTTCCGGCGACCTGTATATTGTGATCCGCGTCAAGCCGCACGATTTCTTCGAACGGGAAGGCGACGACATTTATTGCGAGGTGCCGCTGACGTTCGCGCAGGCTGCGCTGGGCGATGAAATCGAAATTCCGACGCTGAGCGAGAAGGTGAAGCTGAAAATTCCGGCTGGCACGCAGACCGGCACTTTTTTCCGGCTGAAAGGAAAAGGCGTTCCTCGGCTGCGCGGTTACGGTCAAGGGGATCAGCACGTCAAGGTGACCCTCGTGACGCCGACGGGCCTTTCCGAGGAGCAGAAGGACCTGCTGCGCCAGTTTGCCGGAATCGACGGCGGGCAGTCGGCGCAGGAGCAGCACGAAACGATTTTCGACCGGATGAAAAAAGCGTTTCGCGGCGACTGA
- the dnaK gene encoding molecular chaperone DnaK produces MSKVIGIDLGTTNSCVAVMEGGEAVVIPNPEGSRTTPSVVGFKKDGERIVGESAKRQAITNPDRTVISIKRHMGTNHKETIDGKEYSPQEISAMILQKLKSDAEAYLGQTVTQAVITVPAYFNDSQRQATKDAGKIAGLEVLRIVNEPTAAALAYGLEKSEDQTILVYDLGGGTFDVSILELGDGFFEVKATSGDNRLGGDDFDQVIIDYLAGEFNKEHGIDLRKDKAAVQRLKDAAEKAKKELSGVLTTTISLPFITMVDGVPQHLEMNLTRAKFEELSAPLVERTLGPTRQALSDAGLSSGDIDKVVLVGGSTRIPAVQDAIKKLIGKEPHKGVNPDEVVALGAAVQAGVLTGDVKDVVLLDVTPLSLGIETAGGVSTRMIERNTTIPTSKSQVFSTYADNQPSVEIHVLQGERQMAADNKTLGRFMLGDIPLAPRGVPQIEVTFDIDANGIVNVSALDKGTGKSQKITITSSSGLSDQEIDRMMKDAELHAEEDRKRRDLVEAKNNADQLVYSVDKTIKDLGDKVDAGEVAKANDAKEAVKKAIESDDIEQIKKATEELTQIVQQLSVKLYEQAQAGAQGEQGAETAQGGEAKKDNVVDADYEVVDDKK; encoded by the coding sequence ATGAGCAAAGTAATCGGTATCGACCTTGGAACGACCAACTCCTGCGTAGCGGTTATGGAAGGCGGCGAAGCCGTCGTAATCCCGAACCCGGAAGGCAGCCGCACGACGCCGTCCGTCGTCGGCTTCAAAAAAGACGGAGAGCGGATTGTCGGCGAATCGGCCAAACGGCAGGCGATTACGAACCCTGACCGCACGGTCATTTCGATCAAACGCCATATGGGCACGAATCATAAAGAAACGATCGACGGCAAAGAATATTCGCCGCAGGAAATTTCGGCCATGATTTTGCAGAAGCTGAAGTCCGATGCGGAAGCGTACCTGGGGCAAACGGTGACGCAAGCCGTTATCACGGTCCCGGCGTATTTCAACGACAGCCAGCGCCAGGCAACGAAGGATGCAGGGAAAATCGCCGGTCTTGAAGTGCTGCGCATCGTCAACGAGCCGACGGCGGCCGCGCTCGCATACGGCCTCGAGAAGTCGGAGGACCAGACGATCCTCGTCTACGATCTCGGCGGCGGCACATTCGACGTTTCGATTCTCGAGCTCGGCGACGGCTTTTTTGAAGTGAAAGCGACGAGCGGCGACAACCGGCTCGGCGGCGACGATTTCGACCAGGTGATCATCGATTATCTCGCAGGCGAGTTCAATAAAGAGCACGGCATCGACCTGCGCAAGGATAAAGCGGCGGTGCAGCGCCTGAAGGATGCGGCCGAGAAAGCGAAGAAGGAGCTGTCCGGCGTACTGACGACGACGATTTCGCTGCCGTTTATTACGATGGTCGACGGCGTGCCGCAGCACTTGGAAATGAACCTGACCCGCGCCAAATTTGAAGAGCTGTCCGCTCCGCTCGTCGAACGCACGCTCGGTCCGACGCGCCAGGCGCTCAGCGACGCCGGCCTCAGCTCCGGCGATATCGACAAGGTTGTGCTCGTCGGCGGTTCCACGCGGATTCCGGCGGTACAGGACGCGATTAAGAAGCTGATCGGCAAAGAGCCTCATAAAGGCGTCAACCCGGACGAAGTCGTCGCGCTCGGCGCCGCGGTGCAGGCCGGCGTATTGACCGGCGACGTGAAGGACGTCGTGCTCCTCGACGTCACGCCGCTGTCCCTCGGCATCGAAACGGCTGGCGGTGTGTCTACAAGAATGATCGAGCGCAACACGACGATCCCGACCAGCAAGTCGCAAGTTTTCTCGACGTATGCGGATAATCAGCCGAGCGTCGAAATTCACGTCCTGCAGGGCGAACGTCAAATGGCGGCCGACAACAAAACGCTCGGGCGTTTCATGCTCGGCGATATTCCGCTTGCACCGCGCGGCGTGCCTCAAATCGAGGTCACGTTCGATATCGACGCCAACGGCATCGTCAACGTATCCGCGCTCGATAAAGGCACGGGAAAGAGCCAGAAGATTACGATCACGTCCTCGAGCGGCCTGTCGGATCAGGAAATCGACCGTATGATGAAGGATGCGGAGCTGCATGCCGAGGAGGACCGCAAGCGCCGCGATCTCGTCGAAGCGAAAAACAATGCCGACCAGCTGGTCTATTCGGTCGACAAGACGATCAAGGACCTGGGCGACAAAGTCGACGCCGGCGAAGTCGCGAAAGCGAACGACGCCAAGGAAGCGGTCAAGAAGGCGATCGAGAGCGACGACATCGAGCAGATTAAGAAAGCGACGGAAGAGCTGACGCAAATCGTGCAACAGCTGTCCGTTAAGCTTTATGAGCAGGCGCAGGCTGGAGCGCAGGGCGAACAAGGCGCGGAAACGGCTCAAGGCGGCGAAGCGAAGAAAGACAACGTTGTGGATGCCGATTACGAGGTCGTCGACGACAAGAAATAA
- the grpE gene encoding nucleotide exchange factor GrpE, which translates to MNDEFEEVNLSVSANEQQTAEEHKDEQTEAREEEAVQEHDRISEREPAGGQAEKVSDAAEEDPRVAELTKLAEDNHQRYLRAQADFDNFRRRTMKEKEELASYASMKLLGQLLPVVDNFGRALEAGRSGGDFDAFAKGVDMIFRQLEQVLEQEGLKPMDTVGQPFNPEFHQAIMQVESEEHEEGIVVEEVQKGYMLKDKVLRPAMVKVSG; encoded by the coding sequence ATGAACGATGAATTCGAGGAGGTGAACCTTTCCGTGAGCGCAAACGAACAACAAACGGCCGAGGAACATAAAGATGAACAAACAGAAGCCCGCGAGGAAGAAGCCGTGCAGGAGCACGACCGGATTTCGGAACGGGAACCGGCCGGCGGGCAGGCGGAGAAGGTTTCGGATGCGGCGGAGGAGGACCCGCGCGTCGCAGAGCTGACGAAGCTGGCTGAGGATAACCACCAGCGGTACTTACGCGCCCAGGCGGATTTCGATAATTTCCGCCGCCGGACGATGAAAGAGAAGGAAGAGCTTGCGAGCTACGCCTCGATGAAGCTGCTTGGCCAACTGCTGCCGGTCGTCGACAATTTCGGCCGTGCGCTGGAAGCGGGCCGCAGCGGCGGCGATTTCGACGCGTTCGCCAAAGGGGTGGACATGATTTTCCGCCAGCTGGAGCAGGTGCTCGAGCAGGAGGGATTGAAGCCGATGGATACTGTCGGCCAGCCGTTTAATCCGGAGTTCCACCAGGCCATCATGCAGGTGGAATCCGAGGAGCACGAAGAAGGCATCGTTGTGGAGGAAGTTCAGAAGGGCTATATGCTGAAAGATAAAGTGCTGCGTCCCGCCATGGTCAAAGTCAGCGGCTGA
- the hrcA gene encoding heat-inducible transcriptional repressor HrcA — protein MLTERQRMILNAIVDDYIRSAEPVGSRSISKRGDVAYSAATIRNEMADLEELGFLEQPHTSAGRIPSIKGYRYYVDHLVKLGEVTERDLQTIRSFFAEKMNQLEHIIQHAAMILSNMTNYTSIVLGPETFTNTLKHFQLVPISEDAAVAIIVTNTGHVENRTVTIPPDIGMSDMERAANILNKKLADVPIARLKSKLYSEVGRELGRYIDGCEHLLDMLGDALSGEDEHRVFLSGTTNMLKQPEFKDVEKVKTLLDLLEETPTLMRMFASVPSGIQVRIGTENEHDAIASCSVITATYSIDGQSLGTIGILGPTRMDYGKVISLLDVLSKDMAVLLGRWYK, from the coding sequence ATGTTAACCGAACGCCAACGCATGATTTTGAACGCCATCGTCGACGATTACATCCGCTCTGCCGAGCCGGTCGGCTCGCGCAGCATTTCCAAACGCGGCGATGTCGCTTACAGCGCTGCGACCATTCGTAACGAAATGGCGGATCTCGAGGAGCTCGGCTTTTTGGAGCAGCCGCATACGTCCGCGGGGCGGATTCCGTCCATTAAAGGGTATCGGTATTACGTCGATCATCTGGTGAAGCTGGGCGAGGTGACCGAGCGCGATCTGCAGACGATCCGCTCCTTTTTTGCGGAAAAAATGAATCAGCTCGAGCACATCATCCAGCACGCTGCGATGATTCTTTCCAATATGACCAATTATACGTCCATCGTGCTCGGGCCGGAGACGTTTACGAACACGCTGAAGCATTTCCAGCTTGTGCCGATCAGCGAAGACGCGGCGGTGGCGATTATCGTGACCAACACCGGACATGTCGAAAACCGGACGGTTACGATTCCGCCGGATATCGGCATGTCGGACATGGAGCGGGCGGCCAACATTTTGAACAAAAAGCTCGCCGACGTTCCGATTGCTCGCCTGAAGTCGAAGCTGTACTCGGAGGTCGGCCGGGAGCTGGGACGCTATATCGACGGCTGCGAGCATCTGCTTGATATGCTCGGCGATGCGCTGAGCGGCGAGGACGAACACCGCGTCTTCCTGAGCGGCACGACGAACATGCTGAAGCAGCCCGAGTTCAAGGACGTCGAAAAGGTGAAAACGCTGCTCGACCTGCTGGAGGAGACGCCGACCTTGATGCGGATGTTCGCGTCCGTGCCGAGCGGCATCCAGGTGCGCATCGGCACCGAGAACGAACATGATGCGATCGCGAGCTGCAGCGTGATCACCGCTACGTATTCGATCGACGGGCAGTCGCTCGGCACGATCGGCATTTTGGGCCCGACGCGGATGGATTACGGCAAGGTGATCAGTCTGCTCGACGTGCTTTCCAAAGATATGGCCGTCCTGCTTGGACGATGGTACAAATGA
- a CDS encoding N-acetyltransferase, which translates to MEAVCRKATPEDVDILTQLIAGYAEKGVMLPRSRETLSRQIDTFVVAELDGEVVGCGSLCRLGAELVEIRSLGITEKHKGGGIGSKLVDFLIEEARRQEIPKVMALTYAVRFFEKNGFEVVNKDIFPEKVWTDCVNCPKQHCCDEIAVLKTLN; encoded by the coding sequence GTGGAGGCGGTATGCAGAAAGGCGACGCCTGAAGACGTCGATATACTAACGCAGTTGATAGCGGGTTACGCCGAAAAGGGTGTCATGCTGCCGCGTTCGCGCGAGACGCTGTCCAGACAGATCGATACGTTCGTCGTCGCCGAGCTGGACGGCGAGGTCGTCGGATGCGGCTCGCTGTGCAGGCTCGGAGCGGAACTGGTTGAAATTCGTTCGCTCGGCATCACGGAAAAGCACAAGGGCGGCGGCATCGGCAGCAAGCTCGTCGATTTTCTGATCGAGGAAGCGAGAAGACAGGAAATTCCGAAGGTGATGGCCCTCACCTATGCCGTTCGTTTTTTCGAGAAAAACGGCTTTGAGGTCGTCAATAAGGATATCTTTCCGGAGAAAGTTTGGACCGACTGCGTCAACTGTCCCAAGCAGCATTGCTGCGATGAAATAGCCGTCCTGAAAACGCTGAACTGA
- the hemW gene encoding radical SAM family heme chaperone HemW, which produces MLMHAPRALYIHIPFCTNKCHYCDFNSYVLKGQPVDDYLDALEREMEITVSVLPPDDIRTVFVGGGTPTVLTPPQMERFLKAVRAHFPIADGAEFTMEANPGTTDPEKLAAMRAGGVNRISFGVQSFDNGLLERIGRIHNVDDVYRSIGNAREAGFDNLSIDLMFGLPGQTVGLLSDSVNRALELELPHYSLYGLKVEENTLFHALYERNELPLPSEDDELAMYMLLIDKLTAAGFRHYEISNFAKPGYESRHNTTYWRNEPYYGIGAGAHGYAKGERHINVKGVQPYIDKARMQLPRLETNPVSEEEAMEDFMMVGLRLLDGVSGEAFAGQFAGQAIEDVFGPQLRKLLADGLLERTGAPGGGYRLSKRGIPLGNEVFGAFIGE; this is translated from the coding sequence ATGCTGATGCACGCCCCGCGCGCTTTATATATTCACATCCCGTTTTGCACGAACAAGTGCCATTATTGCGACTTCAACTCCTATGTGCTGAAGGGCCAGCCGGTGGACGATTATTTGGACGCCCTGGAGCGCGAAATGGAAATCACCGTGTCCGTGCTGCCGCCGGACGACATCCGCACGGTCTTCGTCGGCGGAGGGACGCCGACGGTGTTGACGCCGCCGCAAATGGAGCGGTTCCTGAAGGCGGTTCGGGCGCATTTTCCGATTGCGGACGGCGCCGAGTTTACGATGGAGGCGAATCCGGGCACGACCGACCCGGAGAAGCTGGCGGCGATGCGAGCCGGAGGGGTGAACCGGATCAGCTTCGGCGTTCAGTCGTTCGACAACGGGCTGCTGGAGCGGATCGGACGTATACACAACGTCGACGATGTATACCGCTCGATCGGGAACGCCCGCGAAGCCGGCTTTGACAATTTATCGATCGACCTCATGTTCGGCCTGCCCGGCCAGACGGTCGGGCTGCTGTCGGACAGCGTGAACCGCGCGCTGGAGCTGGAGCTGCCGCATTATTCGCTTTACGGGCTGAAGGTGGAGGAGAATACACTTTTCCATGCGCTTTACGAGCGCAATGAGCTGCCGCTGCCTTCCGAGGATGACGAGCTTGCGATGTATATGCTGCTGATCGATAAGCTGACCGCCGCCGGCTTCCGCCATTACGAAATCAGCAATTTTGCAAAACCGGGCTATGAAAGCCGGCATAATACGACCTATTGGCGGAACGAGCCTTATTATGGAATCGGAGCGGGCGCCCACGGCTATGCCAAGGGCGAGCGTCATATCAACGTCAAAGGCGTACAGCCCTATATCGATAAGGCCCGGATGCAGCTGCCGAGACTCGAAACAAATCCTGTCAGCGAAGAGGAAGCGATGGAGGATTTTATGATGGTCGGGCTGCGGCTGCTGGACGGCGTCAGCGGCGAAGCGTTCGCCGGGCAGTTTGCGGGGCAGGCGATCGAGGACGTCTTCGGCCCGCAGCTGCGGAAGCTGCTCGCGGACGGACTGCTTGAGCGGACCGGCGCCCCCGGCGGGGGCTACCGGCTCTCAAAGCGGGGGATCCCCCTCGGCAATGAAGTGTTCGGGGCGTTTATCGGGGAATAG
- the lepA gene encoding translation elongation factor 4, whose protein sequence is MADVRDRQNRIRNFSIIAHIDHGKSTLADRILEYTGALSSREMQDQVLDQMDLERERGITIKLQAVRLVYKADDGVEYILNLIDTPGHVDFTYEVSRSLAACEGALLVVDAAQGIEAQTLANVYLALDNNLEILPVINKIDLPSAEPERVKQEIEDVIGLDASEAVLASAKAGIGIKDILEQVVSKVPAPAGDPDQPLKALIFDSHYDAYKGVIVYVRVVDGSIRAGKKIRFMATGAEFEVIEVGAFMPRMGIVDELAVGDVGFIVAGIKNVKDTRVGDTVTEAKRPAPEPLPGYRRINPMVFCGLYPIETQDYNDLRDALEKLELNDASLRYEPETSSALGFGFRCGFLGLLHMEIIQERIEREFNIPLITTAPSVIYRVTLTNGDTIEIDNPSNYPEVGKIEYVEEPYVKAAIIVPNDYVGAIMELCQNKRGEFINMEYLDTNRVTITYDIPLSEIVYDFFDQLKSSTKGYASFDYELSGYRQSKLVKMDIMLNGEQVDALSVIVHRDRAYQRGRIICEKLKELIPRQMFEVPVQASIGQKVIARETVKAMRKNVLAKCYGGDISRKRKLLEKQKEGKKRMKQVGSVEVPQEAFMAVLKIDED, encoded by the coding sequence ATGGCGGACGTACGCGACCGACAGAATAGAATCAGGAACTTTTCGATTATTGCCCATATCGATCACGGCAAATCGACTTTGGCCGATCGAATCTTGGAATATACGGGCGCGCTGTCCTCCCGGGAAATGCAGGACCAGGTGCTCGACCAGATGGATTTGGAGCGCGAGCGCGGCATTACGATTAAGCTGCAGGCCGTTCGGCTCGTCTATAAGGCGGACGACGGCGTGGAATATATATTGAACCTGATCGATACGCCGGGACACGTCGATTTTACGTATGAGGTTTCGCGAAGCCTGGCCGCCTGCGAAGGCGCGCTGCTCGTCGTGGACGCGGCGCAGGGCATCGAGGCCCAGACGCTGGCGAACGTTTACCTGGCGCTGGACAACAACCTGGAAATTTTGCCGGTTATCAATAAAATCGACCTTCCGAGCGCCGAGCCGGAGCGCGTCAAGCAGGAAATCGAGGACGTCATCGGCCTCGACGCAAGCGAAGCGGTGCTGGCTTCCGCGAAGGCGGGCATCGGCATTAAAGACATTTTGGAGCAGGTCGTCTCGAAGGTGCCGGCGCCGGCGGGCGATCCGGACCAGCCTCTCAAGGCGCTTATTTTCGACTCGCATTACGACGCATACAAAGGCGTCATCGTATACGTGCGCGTGGTGGACGGCAGCATTCGGGCGGGAAAAAAAATCCGCTTCATGGCCACCGGAGCGGAATTCGAGGTTATCGAGGTCGGCGCGTTTATGCCCCGCATGGGCATCGTGGACGAGCTGGCGGTCGGAGACGTCGGCTTTATCGTGGCGGGCATCAAGAACGTGAAGGATACGCGCGTCGGCGACACGGTGACGGAAGCGAAGCGTCCCGCCCCCGAGCCGCTGCCGGGCTACCGGAGAATCAACCCGATGGTATTCTGCGGCCTATATCCGATCGAAACGCAGGATTATAACGATTTGCGCGACGCGCTCGAGAAGCTGGAGCTGAACGACGCCTCCCTGCGCTACGAGCCGGAGACGTCGTCGGCGCTCGGCTTCGGCTTCCGCTGCGGTTTTCTCGGGCTGCTGCACATGGAAATCATTCAGGAGCGGATCGAACGCGAGTTCAATATTCCGCTCATAACGACTGCGCCGAGCGTTATTTACCGCGTCACGCTGACGAATGGGGATACCATTGAGATCGACAACCCGTCCAACTATCCCGAGGTCGGCAAAATCGAGTACGTCGAGGAGCCGTACGTGAAGGCGGCCATCATCGTGCCGAACGATTACGTCGGCGCCATCATGGAGCTCTGCCAGAACAAGCGCGGCGAGTTTATCAATATGGAATATTTGGACACGAACCGCGTTACGATCACGTACGATATCCCGCTGTCCGAAATCGTCTACGATTTCTTCGACCAGCTCAAATCGAGCACGAAGGGCTATGCGTCGTTCGACTACGAGCTGTCCGGCTACCGCCAGTCGAAGCTGGTGAAGATGGACATCATGCTGAACGGCGAACAGGTCGACGCCCTGTCGGTCATCGTTCACCGCGACCGCGCCTACCAGCGCGGGCGGATCATTTGCGAAAAGCTGAAAGAGCTTATTCCGCGTCAAATGTTCGAGGTACCGGTGCAGGCTTCGATCGGTCAGAAGGTCATTGCCCGCGAGACGGTCAAGGCGATGCGCAAGAACGTCCTCGCCAAATGCTACGGCGGCGACATCAGCCGGAAGCGCAAGCTGCTGGAGAAGCAGAAGGAAGGCAAAAAGCGGATGAAGCAGGTCGGCAGCGTCGAGGTGCCGCAGGAAGCGTTTATGGCGGTGCTGAAAATCGACGAAGACTGA